In one Corallococcus sp. EGB genomic region, the following are encoded:
- the epsZ gene encoding exopolysaccharide biosynthesis polyisoprenyl-phosphate hexose-1-phosphate transferase EpsZ → MGTMSSATASAEVKASRATEVTAEVTDPPRLAPGFAAKLNLTVDVALLVGVLLGSAWMRGGLTFPMSWELPSMVVTAVLVWLITGTALCLYDSRFAERSKLDHVALVSVTTLAVVTIQALLELAMPTAAHVGLAPLLFVFWPVALILRLGVFRQVASQEAPTEEVLIVGTGAMGRYTGEDLLTRGRHKILGYVRFPEDHASGDSLPADVLGPADELERLLRTLPVSEVYIAGNTLKQGESMQAAIKLAERFGVPFALPAHSFRLDRARPVESRAVADGYLHFAAVAPKPHQMAMKRLFDIAVSAVALWALLPLFAVVAAAIKLTSRGPIFFKQLRTGQHGKPFYMLKFRSMVVNAEELKERLAAQNEQTGPVFKMKNDPRITGIGRFIRKFSIDELPQFLNVLRGEMSIVGPRPPVPSEVAKYETWQRRRLSVRPGLTCIWQVSGRNQISFEQWMYLDMQYIDHWSLTGDLRLLLQTVPVVITGRGAS, encoded by the coding sequence GTGGGCACGATGAGCAGTGCGACTGCAAGCGCCGAGGTGAAGGCTTCCAGGGCAACGGAGGTGACGGCCGAGGTCACCGACCCGCCGCGACTGGCCCCTGGCTTCGCGGCGAAGCTGAACCTCACCGTGGACGTGGCGCTGCTGGTGGGGGTGTTGCTGGGCTCCGCGTGGATGCGCGGCGGGCTGACGTTCCCCATGAGCTGGGAGCTGCCCAGCATGGTGGTGACGGCGGTGCTGGTGTGGCTCATCACGGGCACGGCGCTGTGCCTGTACGACTCGCGCTTCGCCGAGCGCAGCAAGCTGGACCACGTGGCGCTGGTGTCCGTCACCACGCTGGCGGTGGTCACCATCCAGGCGCTGCTGGAGCTGGCGATGCCCACGGCCGCGCACGTGGGCCTGGCGCCGCTGCTCTTCGTCTTCTGGCCGGTGGCGCTGATTCTGCGCCTGGGCGTCTTCCGCCAGGTGGCCTCGCAGGAGGCGCCCACGGAGGAGGTGCTCATCGTGGGCACCGGCGCCATGGGCCGCTACACGGGTGAGGACCTGCTCACGCGCGGCCGCCACAAGATCCTGGGCTACGTGCGCTTCCCCGAGGACCACGCCTCCGGCGACAGCCTGCCGGCGGACGTGCTGGGGCCGGCGGACGAGCTGGAGCGCCTCTTGCGCACGCTGCCCGTCAGCGAGGTCTACATCGCGGGCAACACCCTCAAGCAGGGCGAGTCCATGCAGGCGGCCATCAAGCTGGCGGAGCGCTTCGGCGTGCCGTTCGCGCTGCCGGCGCACTCGTTCCGCCTGGACCGCGCCCGCCCGGTGGAGTCCCGCGCGGTGGCGGACGGCTACCTGCACTTCGCCGCGGTGGCGCCCAAGCCGCACCAGATGGCCATGAAGCGCCTGTTCGACATCGCCGTCTCCGCGGTGGCGCTGTGGGCGCTCCTGCCGCTGTTCGCGGTGGTGGCGGCGGCCATCAAGCTCACCTCGCGCGGCCCCATCTTCTTCAAGCAGCTGCGCACCGGGCAGCACGGCAAGCCGTTCTACATGCTGAAGTTCCGCTCCATGGTGGTGAACGCGGAGGAGCTCAAGGAGCGGCTGGCCGCGCAGAACGAGCAGACCGGCCCCGTCTTCAAGATGAAGAACGACCCGCGCATCACCGGCATCGGTCGCTTCATCCGCAAGTTCTCCATCGACGAGCTGCCCCAGTTCCTCAACGTGCTCCGGGGTGAGATGAGCATCGTGGGTCCGCGCCCGCCGGTGCCCAGCGAGGTGGCGAAGTACGAGACGTGGCAGCGCCGCCGCCTGTCCGTGCGTCCGGGCCTCACCTGCATCTGGCAGGTGTCCGGCCGCAACCAGATCTCCTTCGAGCAGTGGATGTACCTGGACATGCAGTACATCGACCACTGGAGCCTCACCGGCGACCTGCGGCTGCTCCTGCAGACGGTGCCGGTGGTCATCACCGGTCGCGGAGCAAGCTAG
- the wzx gene encoding exopolysaccharide biosynthesis flippase, with protein sequence MTVNSPTSPSAEVDDGARANEVRGAVRSTLQLGGSLMVTYAIALGIRALMPRYLGPEAFGYFNWSEAFAATFFVATNLGLETYIRKEVPVRPEHASDFFGATMLLRLGMTLILMVALALVLHHTGEPPEVQHLVQWFAVAQSLIVINASMAALLHSKGKVAGLSVSNVITKIVWGGGLALMAAFGVGLQWLAVPMVLSEAVKLIIGWKLAKEHLGLQFRIDLAATKKVMKACLPFFLTAAALACNGRTDMSLLGKLASKEEVGWYGGAFSIAGLTFLISPIFGWVLMPMMSRAAARSAEELSRLTRRSLEGVLAFTVPVMMAMVLGADLWVRLMCGPGFEPAALPLRVLSPIFVMAYVTMVSSIWLTMSNKEWWVTLAATLGAVVNPLLNLVLIPWLYGRIGASGGATATALSMFLTEVIVTVLFLSRMGRNSFDRRSLLMVAKTAAVCVACVVLDRVLSGAGVQPWPRLGLTAAAYVVGVLGSGAVRPAELVQVVRMARQRGGNGAEVAVSAAPAA encoded by the coding sequence ATGACCGTGAACAGTCCGACCTCCCCTTCCGCTGAAGTCGACGACGGCGCCCGTGCGAACGAAGTGCGCGGCGCGGTTCGCAGCACCCTGCAGCTCGGTGGCTCGCTGATGGTGACGTACGCCATCGCGCTGGGCATCCGCGCGCTGATGCCGCGCTACCTGGGGCCGGAGGCGTTCGGCTACTTCAACTGGTCGGAGGCGTTCGCCGCCACGTTCTTCGTGGCCACGAACCTGGGCCTGGAGACGTACATCCGCAAGGAGGTGCCCGTCCGCCCGGAGCACGCGAGCGACTTCTTCGGCGCCACGATGCTCCTGCGCCTGGGGATGACGCTGATCCTCATGGTGGCGCTGGCGCTGGTGCTCCACCACACGGGCGAGCCCCCGGAGGTGCAGCACCTGGTGCAGTGGTTCGCGGTGGCCCAGTCGCTCATCGTCATCAACGCGTCCATGGCCGCGCTGCTGCACTCCAAGGGCAAGGTCGCGGGGCTGTCCGTCTCCAACGTCATCACCAAGATTGTGTGGGGCGGGGGCCTCGCGCTGATGGCCGCGTTCGGCGTGGGCCTGCAGTGGCTGGCCGTGCCCATGGTGCTGTCGGAGGCGGTGAAGCTCATCATCGGCTGGAAGCTGGCGAAGGAGCACCTGGGGTTGCAGTTCCGCATCGACCTGGCGGCGACGAAGAAGGTGATGAAGGCGTGCCTGCCGTTCTTCCTCACCGCGGCGGCGCTGGCGTGCAACGGGCGCACGGACATGTCGCTGCTCGGCAAGCTCGCGTCGAAGGAGGAGGTGGGCTGGTACGGCGGTGCGTTCAGCATCGCGGGGCTCACGTTCCTCATCTCCCCCATCTTCGGCTGGGTGCTGATGCCCATGATGTCGCGCGCGGCGGCCCGCTCTGCGGAGGAGCTGTCGCGGCTGACGCGCCGCTCGCTGGAGGGCGTGCTCGCGTTCACCGTGCCGGTGATGATGGCCATGGTGCTGGGCGCGGACCTGTGGGTGCGCCTGATGTGCGGCCCCGGCTTCGAGCCCGCGGCGCTGCCCCTGCGCGTCCTGTCCCCCATCTTCGTGATGGCCTACGTCACCATGGTCAGCAGCATCTGGCTCACCATGTCCAACAAGGAGTGGTGGGTGACGCTGGCGGCCACCCTGGGCGCGGTGGTGAACCCGCTGCTCAACCTGGTGCTCATCCCGTGGCTGTACGGGCGCATCGGCGCGTCCGGCGGCGCCACCGCCACGGCGCTGTCCATGTTCCTGACGGAGGTCATCGTCACGGTGCTGTTCCTCAGCCGCATGGGAAGGAACTCCTTCGACCGGCGTTCGCTGCTCATGGTGGCGAAGACGGCCGCGGTGTGCGTCGCGTGCGTGGTGCTGGACCGGGTGCTGTCCGGGGCGGGCGTGCAGCCGTGGCCCCGGCTGGGGCTGACGGCCGCCGCGTACGTGGTGGGCGTGCTGGGCAGCGGCGCGGTGCGTCCGGCCGAGTTGGTTCAGGTGGTGCGCATGGCGAGGCAGCGCGGTGGTAATGGTGCCGAGGTGGCCGTGTCGGCCGCCCCCGCCGCGTGA
- the epsY gene encoding exopolysaccharide export protein EpsY has translation MPTRPSRFRGPALRALACAGLLLFVPACAGLGRYTWVDEYQEKPVASDEAYRIVPGDVLNVKVFGQEALTTRARVREDGNISLTFLDDVEAAGHSPALLAQQIQTRLKDFINHPVVTVSLEEARPMSVTMLGEVANVGAHVLDPGATLLQALGAAGSFTDYAHRDRIFVLRRDDPQADQPTRIRVRYEDIIRGEGRAAAFRLRPGDVVVVE, from the coding sequence ATGCCCACCCGCCCGTCCCGATTCCGCGGCCCCGCCCTCCGCGCGCTCGCGTGCGCCGGGCTGCTGCTCTTCGTCCCCGCGTGCGCCGGCCTGGGCAGGTACACCTGGGTGGACGAGTACCAGGAGAAGCCCGTCGCGTCGGACGAGGCCTACCGCATCGTCCCCGGCGACGTGCTCAACGTGAAGGTGTTTGGCCAGGAGGCGCTCACCACGCGCGCCAGGGTGCGCGAGGACGGCAACATCAGCCTCACCTTCCTGGATGACGTGGAGGCCGCGGGCCACTCGCCGGCGCTGCTGGCGCAGCAGATCCAGACGCGGCTCAAGGACTTCATCAACCACCCCGTGGTCACGGTGTCGCTGGAGGAGGCGCGCCCCATGTCCGTGACGATGCTGGGGGAGGTGGCCAACGTGGGCGCGCACGTGCTGGACCCGGGCGCGACGCTGCTCCAGGCGCTGGGCGCCGCCGGCAGCTTCACGGACTACGCCCACCGCGACCGCATCTTCGTGCTGCGCCGGGACGACCCGCAGGCGGATCAGCCCACGCGCATCCGCGTGCGCTACGAGGACATCATCCGGGGCGAGGGCCGCGCGGCCGCCTTCCGCCTGCGCCCTGGCGACGTGGTGGTGGTGGAATAG
- the epsX gene encoding exopolysaccharide export protein EpsX codes for MLDAALASVWLEVASASVSYGAAARVDTRARSMDAQATGEAVAPVAADMDLVPTLSLKYDDGSAVAQVQYAPRISFREATTHPRTEVQHVGRLLGDWRPSRGLTLHGTQEFVLGQVNLFTNLPLGGSVGDDPTAPGDTPPLTDVPIQPLPEGVDTVFFLSSLTTLAAETVWLGPGWRLSGSLGFSASGGLDDTAKKAVPFQYGPRAQLSLGNSPAPRHTLATTLAFTDSRFSTGARASVTTLTGAWTHRLDRRTSVEAGVGVGVAYSVRATADGTANAPATPDATPSGGRRLTTLQVGGAPVEEPPRRLELLPDLTLAVSHRVPSRTADFNGRLAARVTPFVDRLTGLVYPRADLTLNGTWALSPRFRFSGTGGGAFAVGGAVGDRQVVGGVGAGWTVNRWVTLEVDTRAAWTRSPDVEAARTVWSATLGLTFQKTGIL; via the coding sequence ATGCTGGACGCGGCCCTCGCGAGCGTGTGGCTGGAGGTGGCCTCCGCCTCCGTGAGTTACGGTGCCGCGGCCCGCGTGGACACCCGCGCGCGCTCCATGGACGCGCAGGCCACGGGCGAGGCCGTGGCCCCGGTGGCGGCGGACATGGACCTCGTCCCCACGCTGAGCCTCAAGTACGACGACGGCAGCGCGGTGGCCCAGGTGCAGTACGCGCCGCGCATCTCCTTCCGCGAGGCCACCACCCACCCCCGCACGGAGGTGCAGCACGTGGGGCGGCTGTTGGGGGACTGGCGCCCCTCGCGCGGCCTCACCCTGCACGGCACCCAGGAGTTCGTGCTGGGCCAGGTGAACCTCTTCACCAACCTGCCCCTGGGCGGCAGCGTGGGCGACGACCCGACGGCGCCCGGGGACACGCCGCCCCTCACGGACGTCCCCATCCAGCCCTTGCCGGAGGGCGTGGACACGGTGTTCTTCCTGTCCTCGCTGACCACGCTGGCGGCGGAGACGGTGTGGCTGGGCCCCGGCTGGCGGCTCTCGGGCAGCCTGGGCTTCTCCGCCAGCGGCGGCCTGGACGACACCGCGAAGAAGGCGGTGCCCTTCCAGTACGGTCCGCGCGCGCAGCTGTCCCTGGGAAACTCCCCCGCGCCCCGGCACACCCTGGCCACGACGCTGGCCTTCACGGACTCGCGCTTCTCCACCGGCGCGCGCGCCTCCGTGACCACGCTCACCGGCGCCTGGACGCACCGGCTGGACCGGCGCACGTCGGTGGAGGCGGGCGTGGGCGTGGGCGTGGCGTACTCCGTGCGCGCGACGGCGGACGGCACCGCGAACGCCCCCGCGACGCCGGATGCCACCCCGTCAGGTGGGCGGCGGCTGACGACCCTCCAGGTCGGGGGCGCGCCGGTGGAGGAGCCGCCGCGGCGGCTGGAGCTGCTGCCGGACCTGACGCTGGCGGTGTCCCACCGGGTCCCGTCGCGGACGGCGGACTTCAACGGGCGGCTCGCCGCGCGGGTGACGCCCTTCGTGGACCGGCTGACGGGGCTCGTGTACCCGAGGGCCGACCTGACGCTGAACGGCACCTGGGCGCTGAGCCCGCGCTTCCGCTTCTCCGGGACGGGCGGCGGCGCCTTCGCGGTGGGTGGGGCGGTGGGGGACCGGCAGGTGGTGGGCGGTGTGGGTGCGGGCTGGACGGTGAACCGCTGGGTGACGCTGGAGGTGGACACCCGCGCGGCGTGGACTCGCTCGCCCGACGTGGAGGCGGCCCGCACGGTGTGGTCCGCGACGCTGGGACTCACCTTCCAGAAAACAGGTATCCTCTGA
- the epsW gene encoding exopolysaccharide biosynthesis response regulator EpsW produces MELQQLTVLLVEDSPMFRVMLRDMLQQMGVKNVVEQPNGKAAMEYLTSGALKPDLVCLDLTLPDVSGYDVCEHIRRTPAIKHVPVLMVSARNLPEDKAYAEEAGANGYLGKPFTPEELEKRVRQVLKAAAPRSSA; encoded by the coding sequence ATGGAGCTCCAACAGCTCACCGTCCTCCTCGTGGAGGACTCTCCGATGTTCCGCGTCATGCTGCGTGACATGCTCCAGCAGATGGGCGTGAAGAACGTGGTGGAGCAGCCCAACGGCAAGGCCGCCATGGAGTACCTGACGAGCGGCGCGCTCAAGCCGGACCTCGTGTGCCTGGACCTGACGCTGCCGGACGTGTCCGGCTACGACGTCTGCGAGCACATCCGCCGCACGCCCGCCATCAAGCACGTGCCGGTGTTGATGGTGAGCGCGCGCAACCTGCCGGAGGACAAGGCCTACGCGGAGGAGGCCGGCGCCAACGGCTACCTGGGCAAGCCCTTCACGCCCGAGGAGCTGGAGAAGCGCGTGCGCCAGGTGCTCAAGGCCGCCGCGCCCCGGAGCAGCGCGTGA
- the epsV gene encoding PCP family exopolysaccharide biosynthesis protein EpsV, whose protein sequence is MTTPAPRTPRSAPPPPYVPEREETNAPADLIDWGFLFDGLGFVRRAIFRHWFLGLCIVAVMAGLGSVAAKLMPRKYHVETRMLTYRNLIISSLVNPGRSIPVEADQPTRAAWEMVLSRGNLKSVVKNAKLIEYWDLMRSPLSRLKQQYLKKAPPPMTNEEKEEALIAMLETSLTVMAEGGSGTVTIGVDWSDPQLAFNIVEAASQNFLDMRHESEMSAIAESVNILQGQVANEAANIKQAIADLERAVKQAEARRKKKEADPKAASARQALLQTDHALAQLKFLVQAKRRAIRDVEEYRARRLTELRAQLAEQRVVFSPQHPVIVDLEQRVAAMQADSPQLTSLRTEEQSLIQEYLRMGGTDVDSATEGTSLAGMGGPLAGAMLGTPDDPEVAVATDRMRMVVMRHQEKLRRLDQAQTELEISKASMKHRYSVLLPALFPEKPTKPNPKLIAIAGVVGGVVLAVFAAVALDILRRRVLEKWQVERLLKLPVLAELERR, encoded by the coding sequence GTGACCACGCCCGCCCCCCGCACGCCTCGCTCGGCCCCGCCCCCGCCGTACGTCCCCGAGCGCGAGGAGACGAACGCGCCGGCGGACCTCATCGACTGGGGCTTTCTCTTCGACGGGCTGGGCTTCGTGCGCAGGGCCATCTTCCGGCACTGGTTCCTGGGGCTGTGCATCGTCGCGGTGATGGCCGGCCTGGGGTCGGTGGCGGCGAAGCTGATGCCGCGCAAGTACCACGTCGAGACGCGGATGCTGACGTACCGCAACCTCATCATCTCCTCGCTGGTGAACCCGGGCCGCTCCATCCCCGTGGAGGCGGATCAACCCACGCGCGCCGCGTGGGAGATGGTGCTCAGCCGCGGAAACCTCAAGTCCGTGGTGAAGAACGCGAAGCTCATCGAGTACTGGGACCTGATGCGGTCGCCGCTCAGCCGCCTGAAGCAGCAGTACCTGAAGAAGGCGCCGCCTCCCATGACGAACGAGGAGAAGGAGGAGGCGCTCATCGCGATGCTGGAGACCAGCCTCACGGTGATGGCGGAGGGCGGCAGCGGCACGGTCACCATCGGGGTGGACTGGAGCGACCCGCAGCTGGCCTTCAACATCGTGGAGGCCGCGTCCCAGAACTTCCTGGACATGCGCCACGAGTCGGAGATGAGCGCCATCGCCGAGTCCGTGAACATCCTCCAGGGCCAGGTGGCCAACGAGGCCGCGAACATCAAGCAGGCCATCGCGGACCTGGAGCGCGCGGTGAAGCAGGCGGAGGCGCGCCGCAAGAAGAAGGAGGCGGATCCGAAGGCGGCCAGCGCGCGGCAGGCGCTGTTGCAGACGGACCACGCGCTCGCGCAGCTGAAGTTCCTGGTGCAGGCCAAGCGCCGCGCCATCCGCGACGTGGAGGAGTACCGCGCCCGCCGCCTCACGGAGCTGCGCGCGCAGCTGGCCGAGCAGCGCGTCGTCTTCTCCCCGCAGCACCCGGTGATTGTCGACCTGGAGCAGCGCGTGGCCGCGATGCAGGCGGACTCGCCGCAGCTGACGTCGCTGCGCACCGAGGAGCAGTCGCTCATCCAGGAGTACCTGCGCATGGGCGGCACGGACGTGGACTCCGCGACGGAGGGCACGAGCCTGGCGGGCATGGGCGGGCCGCTGGCGGGCGCGATGCTGGGCACGCCGGATGATCCGGAGGTGGCGGTGGCCACGGACCGGATGCGCATGGTGGTGATGCGGCACCAGGAGAAGCTGCGCCGGTTGGACCAGGCGCAGACGGAGCTGGAGATTTCGAAGGCGTCCATGAAGCACCGCTACAGCGTGCTGTTGCCGGCGCTCTTCCCGGAGAAGCCGACGAAGCCGAACCCGAAGCTCATCGCCATCGCGGGCGTGGTGGGCGGGGTGGTGCTGGCGGTGTTCGCGGCGGTGGCGCTGGACATCCTGCGCCGCCGCGTCCTGGAGAAGTGGCAGGTGGAGCGGCTGCTCAAGTTGCCGGTGCTGGCGGAGCTGGAACGGCGCTGA
- the epsU gene encoding exopolysaccharide biosynthesis GT2 family glycosyltransferase EpsU: MTVWFWVDVALCVGLLPVVVGCGYLLLLTLMSGRKAAPVPPSPAVRKFDVIIPSHNEELGIARTVANLSAVDYPAHLRRIIVVADNCSDATAQKAREAGATVLERQDAVKRGKGYALAHAFEHSQRDGFADAVVVVDADTVVSANLLHAFSRRLEDGAHGVQAHYGVMNPTASWRTRLMTIALGMFHRVRSMGRERMGVSCGLRGNGMCFTHAVLKQVPHDAFSVVEDLEYGIRLARAGHRVHYAWEAEVLGEMVTAEKQSRSQRQRWEGGRAQMRKLHGWPLLNDALKEKSGLLMDLAMDVLVPPLSQLVLATVAGSVLAAAVAWLSGGTAVTASLLASFGLMSLGLYVLRGWWVSGVGARGLLDLAWAPLYVVWKVWLMVRGPGAEKRGEWVRTTREAERR, translated from the coding sequence GTGACGGTCTGGTTCTGGGTGGACGTGGCGCTGTGCGTGGGACTGCTGCCGGTGGTGGTGGGCTGCGGCTACCTGCTGCTGCTGACGCTGATGTCGGGGCGCAAGGCGGCGCCGGTGCCGCCGTCGCCGGCGGTGCGGAAGTTCGACGTCATCATCCCCTCGCACAACGAGGAGCTGGGCATTGCCCGGACGGTGGCGAACCTGTCCGCGGTGGACTACCCGGCGCACCTGCGGCGCATCATCGTGGTGGCGGACAACTGTTCGGACGCCACGGCCCAGAAGGCGCGCGAGGCGGGCGCCACGGTGCTGGAGCGCCAGGACGCGGTGAAGCGCGGCAAGGGCTACGCGCTGGCGCACGCCTTCGAGCACAGCCAGCGCGACGGCTTCGCGGACGCGGTGGTGGTGGTGGACGCGGACACGGTGGTGTCCGCGAACCTGCTGCACGCGTTCTCCCGGCGGCTGGAGGACGGGGCGCACGGCGTGCAGGCGCACTACGGCGTGATGAACCCCACGGCGTCTTGGCGCACGCGGCTGATGACCATCGCGCTGGGGATGTTCCACCGCGTGCGCTCCATGGGGCGTGAGCGGATGGGCGTCTCCTGCGGCCTGCGCGGCAACGGCATGTGCTTCACGCACGCGGTGCTGAAGCAGGTGCCGCACGACGCGTTCAGCGTGGTGGAGGACCTGGAGTACGGCATCCGCCTGGCGCGCGCGGGGCACCGCGTGCACTACGCCTGGGAGGCGGAGGTGCTGGGCGAGATGGTCACCGCGGAGAAGCAGAGCCGTTCGCAGCGTCAGCGTTGGGAGGGTGGCCGCGCGCAGATGCGCAAGCTGCACGGGTGGCCGCTGCTCAACGACGCGCTGAAGGAGAAGAGCGGGCTGCTGATGGACCTGGCCATGGACGTGCTGGTGCCGCCCCTGAGTCAGCTGGTGCTGGCGACGGTGGCGGGCTCGGTGCTGGCGGCCGCGGTGGCGTGGCTGTCTGGCGGCACGGCGGTGACGGCTTCCCTGCTGGCGTCCTTCGGCCTGATGTCGCTGGGGCTGTACGTGCTGCGCGGCTGGTGGGTGTCCGGTGTGGGCGCGCGCGGGCTCTTGGACCTGGCGTGGGCGCCCCTCTACGTGGTGTGGAAGGTGTGGCTGATGGTGCGCGGCCCCGGCGCGGAGAAGCGCGGCGAGTGGGTGCGCACCACGCGCGAGGCGGAGCGGCGGTAG
- a CDS encoding MerR family DNA-binding protein, whose product MASPRRPAEAAPLRIGALARESGVKLSTLRFYERRKLLLPMDRSESGQRLYGPDAAIRVRFIRRAQELGFTLKEVAAVLALSDRRGTPTRDVTRFAEAKVQAIDARIDDLRRMRRAITTLMAEGFCPPDTICPIQSSLGAPMPPAKRKPRA is encoded by the coding sequence ATGGCATCCCCGCGACGGCCCGCTGAAGCAGCCCCCTTGCGCATTGGCGCGCTCGCGCGTGAATCCGGCGTGAAGCTGTCCACGCTGCGCTTCTACGAGCGCCGCAAGCTGCTCCTGCCCATGGACCGCAGCGAGAGCGGCCAGCGCCTCTACGGCCCGGACGCCGCCATCCGGGTGCGCTTCATCCGCCGCGCCCAGGAGCTGGGCTTCACGCTGAAGGAAGTGGCCGCCGTGCTCGCCCTCAGCGACCGGCGCGGCACGCCCACCCGCGACGTGACCCGCTTCGCCGAGGCGAAGGTCCAGGCCATCGACGCGCGCATCGACGACCTGCGCCGCATGCGTCGCGCCATCACCACCCTGATGGCCGAGGGCTTCTGCCCGCCGGACACCATATGCCCCATCCAATCGTCACTCGGGGCACCCATGCCTCCGGCGAAGCGGAAGCCCCGCGCCTGA
- the epsH gene encoding exopolysaccharide biosynthesis glycosyltransferase EpsH, with product MAGTRPRVLLIAELCNPDWVSVPLEGWSLARALAEVADVHLVTQVRNRENILKQGLVEGKDFTALDSTPVERPLEKVGEVLRGKAGVGWTTATALSVLPYYYFEELLWRRFGDRIRAKEFDVVHRYTPISPTTPSTLAARCADAGVPFIMGPMNGGLPWPKGFGDARLREREWLSYVRDVYKLMPFYKSTRQNAAALMMGSRATRAQLAQEYQDKVVYIPENAIDVRRFGSAKAEPPKPGEPLRVAFVGRFVPYKGMAMLIDAAAPLVREGKVQVELIGDGAEMQNLRAQVAQGGLEGGVTFAGWVKHQELQGRLSKNHIFGFPSVREFGGAVVAEAMALGLVPIVMDYGGPGEIVSPSTGFAIPMGSPQEIVERVRGVLERLVADPSVIGPMGERARTRIFKHFTWKAKAEQVLEVYRWVSGERGQPDFGMPLAD from the coding sequence GCATCTGGTCACCCAGGTGCGCAACCGCGAGAACATCCTCAAGCAGGGGCTGGTGGAGGGGAAGGACTTCACGGCGTTGGACTCCACGCCGGTGGAGCGCCCGCTGGAGAAGGTGGGCGAGGTGCTGCGCGGCAAGGCGGGCGTCGGCTGGACGACGGCGACGGCGCTGAGCGTGCTGCCGTACTACTACTTCGAGGAACTGCTCTGGCGGCGCTTCGGGGACCGCATCCGCGCGAAGGAGTTCGACGTGGTGCACCGCTACACGCCCATCAGCCCCACGACCCCCAGCACGTTGGCGGCGCGGTGCGCGGACGCGGGGGTGCCCTTCATCATGGGCCCCATGAACGGCGGCCTGCCGTGGCCCAAGGGCTTCGGGGACGCGCGCCTGCGCGAGCGCGAGTGGCTGAGCTACGTCCGGGACGTCTACAAGCTGATGCCCTTCTACAAGTCGACGCGGCAGAACGCGGCGGCGCTGATGATGGGCTCGCGGGCGACGCGCGCGCAGCTGGCGCAGGAGTACCAGGACAAGGTGGTCTACATCCCGGAGAACGCCATCGACGTGCGGCGCTTCGGATCCGCGAAGGCGGAGCCGCCGAAGCCCGGCGAGCCGCTGCGCGTGGCGTTCGTGGGGCGCTTCGTGCCGTACAAGGGCATGGCGATGCTCATCGACGCGGCGGCGCCGCTGGTGCGCGAGGGCAAGGTGCAGGTGGAGCTCATCGGCGACGGCGCGGAGATGCAGAACCTGCGCGCGCAGGTGGCCCAAGGCGGGCTTGAGGGCGGCGTGACGTTCGCGGGCTGGGTGAAGCACCAGGAGCTGCAGGGCCGCCTGTCGAAGAACCACATCTTCGGCTTCCCGAGCGTGCGCGAGTTCGGCGGCGCGGTGGTGGCGGAGGCGATGGCGCTGGGGCTGGTGCCCATCGTGATGGACTACGGCGGTCCGGGTGAAATCGTCAGTCCGTCCACGGGCTTCGCCATCCCCATGGGCTCGCCGCAGGAGATCGTGGAGCGGGTGCGCGGAGTCCTGGAGAGGCTGGTCGCGGATCCGTCCGTGATTGGCCCCATGGGAGAGCGCGCGCGCACGCGCATCTTCAAGCACTTCACGTGGAAGGCGAAGGCGGAGCAGGTGCTGGAGGTGTACCGCTGGGTTTCCGGCGAGCGAGGCCAGCCGGACTTCGGCATGCCGCTGGCGGACTGA